A single genomic interval of Helicoverpa zea isolate HzStark_Cry1AcR chromosome 19, ilHelZeax1.1, whole genome shotgun sequence harbors:
- the LOC124639668 gene encoding uncharacterized protein LOC124639668, whose protein sequence is MDSQITLSKLEELFARQTTLITKNVTEDVTEKVTKNLSANIDGKLKPLIEENMKLRKEVTVLTTKLQKMEREIRNNNIILYGVKETENNSNELLGLIIQTLNAACEKTDLEKWDKWEINNFYRLGKPIENKTRPILITVTLAWRKAEMLKNKKYLPENVYINEDFPKEILKKRQELKKQQQEEINKGKLAYIRYDKLIIKEKPSEKRKRSPTNSPKTTEHPDEQITPAPPIKINKINKLEQVHRARSSSLSSNGPSKQ, encoded by the coding sequence ATGGATTCACAAATCACCCTCTCAAAGCTAGAAGAACTATTCGCAAGACAAACAACGCTAATCACCAAAAATGTCACCGAAGACGTCACAGAAAAAGTAACCAAAAACCTCTCTGCCAATATAGATGGAAAACTTAAACCACTTATAGAAGAAAATATGAAACTAAGAAAAGAGGTTACAGTTCTTAcaacaaaattgcaaaaaatggaaagggaaataaGGAACAATAATATCATACTGTACGGAGTTAAAGAAACGGAAAATAATTCTAACGAGCTTCTAGGCCTGATCATACAAACCCTGAACGCAGCCTGCGAAAAAACCGACTTAGAGAAATGGGACAAATGGGAAATTAATAACTTTTACAGATTGGGAAAACCGATCGAAAACAAAACAAGGCCAATCCTGATCACAGTTACTCTCGCATGGCGCAAAGCAGAAATGCTTAAGAACAAAAAGTATCTACCGGAGAATGTTTATATTAATGAAGACTTTCCAAaggaaatacttaaaaaaaggCAAGAACTAAAGAAACAACAACAAGAAGAAATCAATAAAGGAAAACTGGCTTACATTCGGTAcgacaaattaattataaaagaaaaaccttCAGAAAAGAGAAAACGATCGCCGACAAATTCACCTAAAACAACAGAACATCCAGACGAGCAAATAACCCCTGCACCACCaattaagataaataaaattaataaactagAACAGGTGCACCGCGCCAGATCAAGTTCACTTTCATCAAATGGGCCAAGTAAACAATAG